In Candidatus Neomarinimicrobiota bacterium, a single window of DNA contains:
- the mce gene encoding methylmalonyl-CoA epimerase, protein MKILGIEHIGIAVNSIDKDAPFWKHVLNIPHRRTEVVSDQGVTTDIYDTGQGKVELLEALGADTPIGKYLEKRGPGVHHVCFEVDNITKAIQELKESKIQVLSNSPTTGAEGYKVVFIHPKSTGGVLVELAEKPK, encoded by the coding sequence GTGAAAATACTCGGCATAGAGCATATCGGGATTGCTGTAAACAGCATAGACAAGGATGCGCCTTTTTGGAAGCATGTACTCAATATACCCCATAGGCGTACAGAAGTTGTGTCAGACCAAGGTGTCACTACGGATATCTATGATACGGGTCAGGGGAAAGTTGAACTATTAGAAGCCCTTGGTGCCGATACACCCATCGGCAAGTATTTAGAAAAAAGAGGCCCTGGTGTGCATCATGTATGCTTTGAAGTAGATAATATAACTAAAGCAATACAAGAACTTAAAGAGTCAAAAATTCAAGTGTTATCTAATAGTCCAACCACAGGTGCCGAAGGATATAAAGTGGTGTTTATTCATCCCAAAAGCACGGGCGGTGTTTTGGTGGAATTGGCGGAAAAACCAAAATAA